One Nocardioides dongkuii genomic window, GGTGCTGAATTGGGGAACGTCGCGGGGGTCGGCTATCCTCGACCAGTCTTCCGGCACGCCGGGGGACATGCGCCTGTAGCTCAACGGATAGAGCATCTGACTACGGATCAGAAGGTTTGGGGTTCGAATCCCTACAGGCGCACAGTTCAGATCTGCCGCACGACCTGCGTCAACGGTCGTACCAGGGTCGCTTCCCATCGTGGGAGCGGCCCTTTTCTCTGTCTCGACACCGGCCCATCGCCCCCGAGCCGCCCAGCCCGGCCGGGCGGGAAGCGCCGCTCAGTGGATGTGTGAGCCGCCGTTGACGTCGTAGGTGGCGCCGGTGATGTATCCGGTCTGCTCCCGGCACAGGTAGGTGATCAGGTCGGCGACGTCGGTGACGAGACCGCTGCGGCCGACCGGAATGCCAGCGACGAGCTGGGTCTTGGTGTCGCCCTCGAGGGCGTCGCCGGTGATGTCGGTGTCGATGAGGCCGGGTGCCACCGAGTTGACCGTGATGCCGGCCGCTCCGACCTCCCGGGCCAGGGCGCGGGCGAAGCCCAGCTGGGCGGCCTTGGCTGCCGAGTACGCGACGCCGCCGAAGACGCCGCCGCCGCGCTCGGCGGAGACCGACGAGAGGAACACCACCCGACCGAAGCCGCGGTCGGCCATGCCGGGCGTGACCCGGCGGGTGATGTTGTAGGCGCCCCGGACGTTGACGGCGAAGATGCGGTCCCACTCGGCGCCGGTGACGTCGTGGAAGCGGGTGGGGGAGGTGATGCCGGCGTTGTTGACCAGTGCACCTACCGGCGGGGCAGAGGCGCTCAGCGAGGCCAAGGCGTTCTCGACGGCGACCTCGTCGGTGACGTCGCAGGCGAGGCCGAACGCCTGGACGTCGGAGCGGTGAGCGATCTCGTCGGCTGCTTCCTTGGCGCTGGCCTCGTCGAGGTCGAGGATCGCGACGTTCCAGCCGTCGGCGGCGAGGGCGTGGGCGGTGCCGCGGCCGATGCCGCGAGTCGATGCGGCGCCGGTGACGATGGCGGTCAGGTCGGAATGAGACATGGGTGCTTCCTTTCGGGGATGGCGTCGGGCCGGGGCCCAGGTGTGCCTGCGCTCACAGGGAAGGGGGGTCGCCGGCGTCGTCGCCGGCGGTTCGCCCGGACCCGTGGAGCTCGGCCTTGACGCGGGACACGATCGAGTCGGTGGAGAGTCCGTAGCGGTCGTGCAGCGTGGGGAGTGCGCCGGCTGCGAGGAACTCGTCGGGCAGGGCGATCGGGACGATGCGCCGCCCTTGTCCGGCGTAGGCGAGGGTGGCGGCGACGGACTCGGCGAGGCCGCCGATGACGGTGTGGTTCTCCAGGGTGACGACCAGCCGGTCCGATGACGCCGCGGTGAGGATGGCAGCCGTGTCGAGCGGCTTGATGGTGGGCACGTGCAGCACGGCGACGTCCACGTGGTCCGCCTCGAGACGCTCCGCTGCCTGGAGGGCCCGCATGGTCATCAGGCCGGTGGAGATGAGCACGACGTCGCGCCCGGTGCGCAGCTCGGCTGCCTTGCCGAGCTCGAAGGTGTAGTCGTACTCGTCGAGGACCCGGGGCACTGAGCCCCGCAGCAGGCGGAGGTACGTCGGACCGTCGTGCGCGGCCAGCGCCGGCACGGCCTGCTCGATGTCCAGGGCATCGCAGGGGTCGACGATGGTCAGGCCCGGGCACCCCCGCAGGATCGCCAGGTCCTCGGTGGCCTGGTGGCTGGGGCCGTACCCGGTCGTGAGGCCCGGCAGGGCGCCGACGACGTTGACGTTCAGGCCGGGCTCGGCGATGTCGAGGCAGAGGAAGTCGTACGCGCGTCTGGTCGCGAACACCGAGTAGGTCGAGGCGAAGGGGACCAGGCCGACCTCGGCCATCCCGGCGGCGGTCCCGAGCAGCGACTGCTCGGACATGCCCATCTGGAAGAACCGGTCGGGATTCCGGTCACGGAACACGTGCATGTCGGTGTACTTCGCCAGGTCGGCCGAGAGCCCCACGATCTCCGGACGCTCCTCGGCGAGCAGGTTGAGTGCGTGCCCGAACGGCGCTGGCGTGGTCTTCTGGCCGGGGTCGGCGAAGGACGCGATCATCGCCGAGGTCTTGAGCCGCGGCGCCGGGTGGGCGGTGCGTCCAGGGGTGTGGTCGGTGGTGGTCATCGGGTCGATCCCTCCTCGAGCTGGGTGCGGGCGAGCTTCCACTCGTGCTCCTCGACGCGCATGAAGTGCGCCTTCTCGCGCTCCATCAGGAGCGGGACGCCGAAGCCGATCCGGGTGTCGCAGACGATCACCGACGGTGACCCGGTGTGCGCGGCGGCCTCGTCGAAGGCGCCGACCAGTGCCGAGGGGTCGTTGCCGTCCACCCGCACCGCGTGCCAGCCGAAGGCCCGCCACTTGTCGAGGACGGGTTCGGTGCGCAGCACGCCGGCCGTGGGGCCGTCGGCCTGGAGGGCGTTGACGTCGACGATGGCGATGACGTTGTCCAGGCCATGGTGGGCGCAGGCCAGGGCGGCCTCCCACGTCGAACCCTCGTCGAGCTCGCCGTCGGAGAGCAGGTTGAACACCCGCGCCGGGTTGCCGAGGTGCCGCAGGCCGAGCGCGACACCGGTGGTGACGGTCAGCCCGTGGCCGAGGGAGCCGCCCGAGATCTCGACCCCGGGCGTGTACGACGCCATGGACGACATCGGTAGCCGGGAGTCGTCGGAGCCGTAGGTGTCGAGCTCGTCGAGGGAGATGGTTCCGGCTTCGGCGAGGGCAGCGTAGAGAGCGATGGCGTAGTGCCCGATCGAGAGCAGGAAGCGGTCGCGCCCCTCCCAGTGCGGGTCCTGCGGGCGGTACCGCAGCTGGTCGGCGTAGACGACGGCGAGGATGTCGGCGACGCCCAGCGCCTGGCCGATGTAGCCCTGTCCTTGGACCTCGCCCATGTGGAGGGCATATCCGCGGATCCGTTGGGCGGCTGCCGTCACCCGCTCGATCCGGTCGTCCGCCGAGGTCGGGAGCGGCTCTGGGGTCGTGGGGCCGGTCGTGGGAGCCGGTGCGGCGGTGTTCGGTGCGGCCATGCGGGCGCTCCTCAGGTCGTGGTGGGCACGTCGAGATGGTCTGGCTCCAGCGTGACCCCGATCACTTCGGGTGTCAACAGTAAAACAGCCAGCAGCAAACTGTTGACAGTGGGTGTGACCGAGACCACTATCAGTGGCAGAGCCCGTCCATCCGCCCGACCCACGGAGAAAGCCATGACCGATCCGCAATCACGCGCCGAACACCGGTGCGCCACGCCGGCCGCTCGACGTCACCGATCCGGTGAAGCCGTAGGGCCCCTCGGTCCCTGTCGTGGGCGGGTGACCTGACATGGACGACACCACGACCCTGCTGATCCACCTCACGATCACCGTGGGCATCGTCGTCGGGCTGATCGTGCTCGCGAAGATCAACCCGGTCGTCTCACTGGTGATCGGAGCCCTGTACCTCGGCCTCGCCGCGGGACTCGGCTACGACGGGACGACGGTCGCCGTCTCCGAGGGCTTCGGCATCCTGATGGCCGAGGTCGGACTCATCATCGGCTTCGGCGTGATGCTCGGGACGCTGCTCTCGGCCATGGGGACCCTGCATCGGGTCGTGGACGGGATGCTGCGTCTCTTCGGCGCCAAGCGGTCCCCCCACGTGCTCGGGTTGGCCTCGGGCGTCGTCTTCCCCGCGATCTACTTCGACGTCGCGCTCGTCATCCTGGGGCCGATGGCCCGGTCGATCTCCTTGCGGACCGGCATGAGCATCGCCCCCCTGGCCGGCGCTCTGGCCATCGGTCTGGAGGTCGCCCTGCTCATGGTCCCGCCCGGTGCCGCGGCGCTCGCCATCGCGGCCGCTCTCGACCTGCCCCTGGGCACGATGCTCATGGTCGGGATCCCGTTCGGCATCGTGGTCATCGTGGTCAGCATCGCGCTGCACACGCTCCTCATGCACTTCACGTGGAACGACGCCAAGGACGACGACCCCCTGACCGATCCCGAGCACACCGGGGAGATCGCCAGCTACGGCTTGTCCTCAGGCGCCGAGTCCTCGGGCGAACAGGCCGCCGGCGGGCAGGACCAGCAGTCGCCCCAGGCTCGCCCTGGCGGCGGGGGCACCGCGCTCGCCGACCGGCACACCGGGAGCGCCGATGCCGCCCCGGGCGACGACGGGCCAGGGAAGCAGCTGCCGTTGCTGGTCGCGCTCCTGCCCCTGCTCGTGCCGGTGCTCCTCATCGTGGCGGACACCAGCACGAGTGCGGCCGGAGCGGAGGTCGACCTTCTCGGGTTCCTCGGGAACCCCGTGGTGGCGCTCCTGATCGGGCTGCTCCTGGGCGTCGCTCTCGCGATGCCGTCGCTGGGGCGGACAGGTGTCGAGGAGGTGATCGTGGCCGCCGCGTCGACCAGTGGCGTCATCCTGCTGTTCACCGGGGTCGCGGGCTCGCTCGGCCAGGTGATCTCCGAGACCAACGTCGGTGACCTCGTGGCCGGCCTGTTCAGTGCGAACGCGGCCTTCCCGCTCGTGATGGCGTGGCTGGTCGCGGCGATGCTGCGCCTCGCCCAAGGATCCGGCTCCGTGGCCGCCATCACCGCGGCAGCCCTGCTCGCGCCGGTCGTCGACAGCATGGGGCTCCCCGGCGTCCTGATCTGGCTCGCCGCGGCGTCCGGAGCCGCGTTCGGCGGGCACGTCACCGACAACACCTTCTGGATCTTCAAGACGCTGCTGGGCCTGTCGGTCCGCGGCACCTTCCAGGTGTACACGGTCGCTCAGGCGATCCTGTCGTTCGTCGGCCTGGGGTCGGTCCTGCTCCTCAGCATCTTCGTCTGAGCCGCGTCCTCACCAGGGCCGCCAACCCCGCTTCGCGCCGAGAGAGGCGCGGAGCGGGACTCAGGTGCTGAGCCGTGGGCGGTCTCCCGCGTACAGGTCGGCGGCCGCGGCCATGTGCTGCTCCACGACGCGCAGTGCCGCCTCGACGTCGCCGTCCTCGATGGCGTCCACGATGGTGGCGTGCCTGTGCTCGGACATGATGCCGGGCAGCTGGGTGGCCTCGTGGCTCATGATCGCCACCCTGATCCGGCCCTCGAGATGCCGCCAGCTCTCCACCAGCATCGGATTGCCCGACAGCTCGCAGAGCAGCAGGTGGAACGCGAGATCGGCTTCCACCTTCTCCAAGAGGTCGGTGGGCTCCCCAGCGAGCCGCGCCAGCGCCTCGCGCAAGGAGGCGACCGAGTCGCTGCGGTGGGGAGACCTGATGATGTTGGCGACCGCGAGGCCCTCGAGCGCGGCGCGCACCTGGTAGAGCCCGCGGATCTCGTCGGCGGTCAGGTGGTTGACGCGGAGCCGGCCACGGGACGCAGCCTCCACGAGGCCCTCCTGCTCCAGGTGCCGCAGCGCTTCGCGCACCGTGCCGCGGCTGACACCCAGGCGGGTCGAGAGCTCCACCTCGCCGAGGTGGTCCCCAGGGCGGTACTGCCCGCTGGTGATCGCGGACCGCAACGCCATCAACGACCGCTCCCGCAGGGTGCTGCGGTCCAGGCTGACCAGAGGCTCTGGAGTGCTCAAGAATGCTCCCGGTTCTCTAGGGACGCCGTGCCACTCCGGGTGGCGTGGTGTCGACACTTGAATGTTAGCAAGATGCCGACCGCCCGGCCGACGAGTCGGTCGACCTGCTCGCCCGGGCCCGGTTGCGGCTTCAGTCCTGGCTGCCGTGCCCTGACCCGGTCCTAGGATCGCCCGATGGCGGAGGACCGACGGGGGAGGCCCAGGAGCAAGCACTCCGAGCAGGCGGTGATGACGGCTGTCCAGGCACTGCTCCTGGAGGGAGGGTACGAACGACTGTCCATCGAGGCGGTCGCGGCCCGGGCCGGCGTGGGCAAGCAGACGATCTATCGCTGGTGGCCCTCGAAGAGCGCCTTGGTGGCTGACGCCGTTCTCGACGGCTGGATCGGCGGCGAGGTCATCCCGCTCGCGGAGACCGAGGACCTCCGGCTCGATCTGACCAACTGGCTCGTCGCCTTCGCCGAGGCCCTGTCCGACGAGCCGACAGCTGCGCTCGTCCGCGCCCTGGTGGCGGCGTCGGTCGAGCGCGAAGACTCGTCGCTGCGACTGTGGGAGCAGTTTGCAGGTCCTCAGCACGATGCGGTGGTGAAGCGCCTCAACGCAGCCACGCGTGCCGGTGATCTCAGGCCGGACATCGACGTGGCCGCCGTGGCAGATGCCCTGATCGGGGCGCCCCTCTACCACCTGCTGAGCCGTCAGCGACCGCAGTTCGCGACGCGAGCACGCGGGCTTCTGGACGTCGTCCTGGCGGGGGTGGCGGCGGGTTCGCCGCCGCATTAATGGAACGGACCGTCTCGTATCGTGATCCACGGCTGGTAGTGACGGCGCTCACATGGTGCGATGACCTCCTCCTACTCGGGAGTAACCAAGGAGGAACTCTTTGTCCACCACTCGCGTGTTCGCACGCCTCACGGCCGTCGCCCTCGCCGGGACGACCTTGCTGGCCGGCTCGCTCATGCACGCCCCGGCGGCGTCGGCGGCGCCGGTCGATGGGCTGCCCGGCTTCTACGAGGCGCCGGCTCAGCTTCCGCCCGCCAACGGTGACCTGATCCGGTCTGAGCCGATGACGTACACCCTCGATCCGGCGGGTGCGACCACGGTCGGGTTCACGTCGAGCAGGATGCTGTACCGGTCCACCGACCGGACCGGGAAGCCCATCGCCGTGTCCGGCTCGGTCATCGTGCCCAAGAAGCCATGGGCGGGTGCCGGTCCGCGTCCGGTCATCGGCTACGCCGTCGGCACGCAGGGCGTCGGCGATGCCTGCGCACCGTCGCGGCAGTTCAGTGAGGGGTTCGAGTACGAGGGCGTCTTCATGGCCGGTCTGCTGGCCAGGGGCTACGCCCTGGCCGTGACCGACTACGAAGGTCTCGGGACGGCCGGCATCCACACCTACATGGACCGCGCGTCGCAGGGGCACGCGGTCCTGGACGCGATCCGAGCCGCGAAGCAGCTCCCGGGCAGCAGTCTCGCGGCAGGCGCTCCCGCAGCCCTGTACGGGTATTCGCAAGGTGGCGGAGCTGCCGCCGCGGCCGCGGAGCTGGCGCCGACGTACGCCCCCGAGCTCACGCTGAAGGGGGCCGTGGTCGGTGCGGTCCCGGCGGACCTGACGGTGCTGCCGGACAACCTCGACCGGGGGCTCTGGGCCGAGTTCCTCTGGTTCGCCATCGCCGGGCTCACGGAGAGCTACGACGTCGACCTGGACCCCTACCTCAACGAGCGCGGGCGAGCCTTCTACGCCGACATCTCCGACGACTGCGTCTTCGACCTCTTCAACGCGGCGCTCACGTCCTCGACCGACTTCACCACCGACGGCAGCAGCCTTGCCCAGCTGTCGACCCAGGAGCCGTTCCGCACCATCCTCGACGACCAGCGCATCGGTCGCCGCGCGCCAGCAGTGCCCGTCCTGGTCACCCACAGCGTGCTGGACGACACCATCCCCTACCGGGTCGGGCGGCAGCTCGCCCGCGACTGGTGCGACCGAGGGGCCAACGTCCGGCTGAGCACCAACGTCACCCCGCTCCACCTCGGCGCCATGCTGAACAACGCCGCCGAGGTCTACGGCTACCTCGAGGCCAGGTTCGCCGGAGTCCCCGCAGCGTCGTCCTGCTGGCGGCTCTGACCCGCGTCGTCAGGGCGCGGGACGGCGTCCTTCGGTCGCCGTCCCGCGCCGGACGGTGCGCTCGTGGGTGCGGCTCACCTCACAGGCGCTCGGAGAGGGGATCTGGGCGCCGGGTGGGTTAACTTTGCGGTCTGACCCGGGCCGGACCGGGGGAGGCGAACGTGCGCTCTGCGCCGGGGTCCGAGGCTGGAAACCTCCAGAACGCCTCGGACGCTCGGAGAGCTCTGCATGTCCACCGCCGCACCCGCTTCCCCCACCCGCTGGTGGGCGCTCTGCGTCCTCGGCCTCGCCCAGCTGATGGTGGTCCTCGACGGGACCATCGTCGCCATCGCCCTGCCGGCTGCTCAGGCCGAGCTCGGCATGGCCGACGGGCAGCGGCAGTGGGTCGTCACGGCGTACGCCGTCGCGTTCTCCGCCCTGCTCCTGCTCGGCGGCCGGATCGCCGACTACTGGGGTCGCAAGCGCACCTTCATGGTCGGCATGGTCGGCTTCGGCGTCGCCTCGGTCTGGGGCGGCCTGGCGCAGTCGGGCGCCGAGCTGATCGCGGCCCGCGGCCTCCAGGGCGTCTTCGCGGCGCTGATCGCTCCCGCCGCCCTGGCGATGATCACGGTGCTGTTCCCCAGCGGCCGGGAGCGCAACGTGGCCTTCGCCGCGTTCGGCATCATCGCCGGCACCGGGGCCGCCTTCGGCTTCCTGCTGGGCGGGGTGCTGACCCAGTACGCCGACTGGCGCTGGTGCCTGCTGGTCAACGTGTTCTTCGTCGTCCTCGCGCTCATCGGCGGCAAGGCCCTGCTGGTCGAGAGCCGCGCCGAGGGCGACAACCGCTACGACCTGGTCGGTGCCGTCCTGGTGGCGTTGTCCCTCGCCGCGCTGATCTACGGCTTCGCCCGCGCCGAGCACGGGTGGGGTGAGGCGGACACGATCGGCTTCCTCGTCGCCGGCGCCGTGCTGATGGTCGCCTTCGTGTGGTGGCAGGCCCGCTCCTCCCACCCCCTGCTCCCGCTGCGGGTGGTGCAGAGCCGGGTGCGCGGCGCCGCCTTCCTGCTGCAGGCCTGCGTGGGAGTGGTGATGGTGGGCGCGATGCTCTACCTCACCTTCCACTTCCAGATCGTGCTCGCGATGAGCCCCGTGGCCGCCGGCTTCGCCAGCGTCGCGATGACGGTCGTGATCATGGCGACCGCCCCGGTCTCCACCAAGCTCTTCACCACCTACGGCCCCCGCGTGGTGCTCACCGCCGGGCCGCTCGCCGTCGCGGCAGGCCTGTTCTACCTGAGCGGGATCAGCGCCGGCGGGAGCTACTGGACCGAGGTGCTGCCCGGTCTGGTCCTGATGGGGCTGGGGTTCTCGCTGGTCCTCGTGCCGGTGCAGAACCTCGCCCTGGCCGGTGTCGACCCGCACGACGCCGGGGTCGCCTCCGCGCTGGCCAATGCCTCCGTGCACGTGGGTGGGTCGATCGCGGTGGCGGTCTTCACCGCGATCTACACCTCCTCGATGACCGACTCCCTCGCCCGGGGCACGGACGAGATGTCCGCCCTGGCCGGCGCGTACGGCGACACCCTGCTCGCCGCCGCGTGCGTGATGGTGCTGGGCTCGGCCACGTCGTTCCTGATGATCCGAGGTTCCGGGAACGACGTGGTCCCCTCCGGCTCCGAGGTCGTGGGCGCCGGGCGGACTGCCTAGAGCGAGGCGCTTGCATCCAAAGGTGCAAGCGCCGAAGTTGCATCCTGAGCGGCTCGTGGCCGGACCCCGTCGTTCCTAGCGTGGACGGTGCCAGTCCAGCCGACCCGGGAGCACCCATGACCGCCACCAGCGGCGCATCAGCGCCACGTCTCGCACCGCCGTCCCCGACGGCCGCGATCGCCCTGTCCGACGTCCAGAAGTCCTACCGCAGCGGCCTCGAGACGGCCGCCGCCCTGCGTGGGGTCTCGGTCGACCTGGACGCCGGGTCCTTCACCGCCGTGGTCGGCCAGTCCGGCTCGGGCAAGTCGACGCTGCTGCACGTGGCCGCAGGGCTCGACCGGCCCACCAGCGGTCGGGTCGTCATCGGCGGTCACGACATCACCGAGCTCTCCGACGACGACCTGACCCGGTTCCGTCGCGACCACATCGGCTTCGTCTTCCAGGCCTACAACCTGGTCGGACACCTCGACGTCCGGGAGAACATCGACCTGCCCCTGGTCCTCGGCGGTCGCACCGCCGACCCGGCCTGGGTCGCGCACCTCGTCGCCCGCATGGACCTCGGCCCGCTGCTCGACCGGTTGCCCGGCGAGCTCTCCGGCGGTCAGGCCCAACGTGTCGCGATCGCACGGGCGCTCGTCACCCGACCGACCGTGGTCTTCGCCGACGAGCCGACCGGGGCCCTGGACTCCTCGACCGGGGCCGCGGTCCTCGACCTGCTCCGCACCACCGCCCGTGACCTCGACCAGACCGTCGTCGTCGTCACCCACGACAGCCGGGTGGCGGCCGCGGCCGAGCAGGTCCTCGTGCTCGCCGACGGGCTGCTCGTCGACCGCCTCGTCGCGCCGACCGCCGAGCAGGTCACCGCCCGCGTCCTGGCGGTCGGCCGATGAACGCCGCGACCACGTCCCCGACCACTGTCCCGACCAGGCGGGCCGGCACACCGCGTCGCCTGGCCCTCGCCGGGGCTCGCGCCCACTGGGCCGCGACGGCCGGCACCGCACTGGTCGTCGCCCTCGCCGCAGCCATGACGGCGTTGACCGGCGCGCTCCTCGAGTCCGGGCTGCGCGTGCCTGACGGCGAGGGCGGCCCACTCGTCGCCGTCGCCTCCTCGTTCGCCGGCACCGCCCTGGTCCTGGTCGTCATCGTCGTGGCGGCCACCACGACCCTGGCGTTGCGTCGCAGACGACGCGAGTTCGCGCTGCTGCGCGCCGTCGGCGCGACCCGCGGCCAGGTCCGCCGCCTCGTCGCCACCGAGCTGCTGGTCCTCGCCGCGGTGGCCGCACCCCTCGGCGCCGTCCCCGGGCTGCTCCTGGCCGGCTCGCTCGACTCCGTCCTGGTCGAGGCGGGGGTCGTGCCCGCCGGGTACACCTCAGCGCTGTCACCGCTGCCGGTCCTCGGCGCCGTCCTCCTCGTCGTCCCGACCACGCTGCTGGCCGGCTGGCTCGCCGCCCGCGAGTCGGTGCGCACCGCGCCGACGGAGGCGATCCGCGAGAGCGCGACCGAAGCCGCCCCGGTGGGTCGCGTGCGTCGTGCCGCGGCGGTCCTCACCGCCGTCGCCGGCCTCGTGGCCGCGTTCACCCCGCTGTTCGTGCCGGGCACCATCGGCGGCGCCACCGCGGCCACCTCCGCGTTCCTCCTGATCGGCGCGGCCGCCTTCGCGGGCCCGGTCCTCGTCGAGTGGGCCTTCGGCCACGCCGCCCGCGCCGCGTCCGACCGTCGAGGCGCCCCCACCAGGCTCGCCCTGGGCAACATGCGCGGCTTCTCGCGGCGCCTGACCACCGTCGTCGTTCCCCTCGCCCTGGTGCTCGCCGTCGGCACCACCCAGGGCACCGTCGACCATGCCGTGCAACGAGCCGCCACCGAGCAGCTCGATGCCGCCCTCGGCACCCGCCTCGTCGCCACCTCCGCCACCGCCCTCGACACCGACGACCTCGCCGCGCTCTCCGAGGAGGCCGGCGTCACCGGTGTCGTCGCCCTGGGCGAGGCACCCGCGCAGGTCCGCACCGACGACGACGACGGACTTCCCGACAGCCTGGTCTGGGAGACCACCACGCTGCGGTCCGTCCCGCCCACGGTCGACCCCGCAGTCCTCGACCCGGGCATCACCGAGGGCTCCCTCGCCGGCCTGGCCGGCGCCGACACCGTCGCGATCAGCACCGACACCGCCTTCGAGACCGGGCGCGGCCTCGGCGACGACCTCCACGCCCGACTCGACGGGACCGACGTCGCCCTCGAGGTCACGGCGATCTACGACCGGGGGCTGGGCCTCGGCGACGTGCTGGTCGGACCCGCCACGCTCGCCGCGCACGAGGTCACCCCGACCGTGCACCTCGCGCTCGTCGAGACCGACGGGCCCGCCGAGGTGGACGGCACGGTGCCCACGGCTCGCTACGTGGCGGACGCGACCAGCGTCGACGCCGCGTCGCAGCGCCTCTCGAGCCTGCTCACCCTGATCCTGCTGCTCTTCGTCGGCCTCGGCTCCCTCAACGCCCTGGTGCTCGTCACCGCCGGTCGCCGCGACGAGCTGCGGCTCCTGCACCGCACTGGCGCCACCGGACGCCAGCTCCTGACCATGACCACGGTCGAGGCGGTGGTCACGGGCGTCACGGCCTGGGCGATCGGCACCGTCGCCGTCCTGCCCGCCGTCGTCGGCGTCAGCGTCGGCCTGCTCGGCGCCGGTGTCCCCGTCGTCGACCTCCCCACGTACGGCGCACTCAGCGGTGCCGTCATCGTCCTGACCGTCGCCGCCACCGCGCTCACCGCGTCCCGCACCGTCCGGGCCGCCACCCGCGTCACGTCCTGACGCCCCTCGCGGCCGCCGAGGCCGAGACAGCCGGACGCCCGTTGCCTGCGCCCCGTCCATCTCGAGGGACCCTCTGGCGGTCGAGTCACCCGTTGGCGGCGACGGCCTCTGCGACGTCCTCCCGCACGTCGTCGTGCAACTGCGCAGGTCCAGGGGGATCTGCCCACGCCGGGGTCGTCCAGAGCAGAGAGGGCCGCACCGAGGTGGTCGGCGAGTCCCGCCATCACGCCGATCTCTGCTCACCTGTCCGACCCGACGAGGTGCTTACGTGCTCCGCCAGCGCGACCAAGATCGGCTGGCGGGCCTCTTCCCACCTTCGACACGGACGAGACCGTGCGGCACGGGCTCGAGAGCCTCGTGCGGCGGTGGTGCTGCCGGCGATCTGAGGGGTCGGGTCGCGGCGGTGGAACGGCCCCTTGCGCTCATTGTCAGGGGCGGAACGCTGTGGCATCCTTCACACACCGACCGACCGAGCGGTCGGTCTGTCACGGAGGAGTCGGCGTGAGCGGCGAGAGCACCCCGGAGAGCGCGTCTCGAGAGCAGACCCAGGTGGAGATCTACCGCAAGGTGGTGACCATCCGCTTCGCGGAGCTTCGGATCCGAAGTCATGTGGAGAAGGAGGGGTTCGGCGGCTTCTGGCACCCGGGCATCGGCCAAGAAGGCCTCCAGGCCGGCGCGATCGCCGCCATGCGACCCGACGACTATCTCTACTACGCGCACCGCGGTCTGGGCTACGCCTATGCCAAGGGGATGGACCTGGTGGAGCTCTTCAGCGACCTGCTCGGGCGCGCCACCGGCAGCACCCGCGGCAAGGGCGGGGGCACCGTCCACTTCGCCGACGCCGAGAAGCACGTGCTAGGCCAGGGCGGCACGCTCGGGTCCAACTTCGTGATGGGCGCCGGTACGGCGGTCTCCTCGCAGCTTCTTGGGGACGATCGGGTGACCGTGGTCTTCTTCGGTGACGGGGCGTCCGGCCGCGGGACCTGGCACGAGGCGGCGCTGCAGGCGTCGGTCTGGAAGCTGCCGGTGGTCTGGATCTGCGAGAACAACGGCTGGGCCCTGTCCGCGCGGTTCGAAGACCAGAGCCCCACCGAGCACGTCGCCGACCGCGCCCCGGCGTACGGCATGCCGGGCGTGATCGTGGACGGACAGGACGCGATGGCGGTCCTGGACGCGACGAGCGAGGCCGTCGAGCGCGCCCGCCGTGGCGAGGGCCCCACCCTGATCGAGGCGAAGACGCTGCGGATCCGCGGCCACTACGAGGGTGACCGTCAGCCGTACCGGGCCGATCCGGTGCTCGGCGACGAGATCCCGAACGACCCGGTGCACCGTCTGGGGGAGGGCATCCCCGACGAGGTGCGGCGCACCATCGACGCCGAGGCCCGCCAACTGGTGGAGGAGGCCTTCGACGCTGCCCTCGCGGCACCGAAGGCGGACACGTCGGTCATCTTCGAGGACGTGTGGGCATGAGTGCGGACGTGACGGTCCCGAGCGGTCGGGTCATCGGCTACGGCCGGGCCATCAACGAGGCCTTGGCCGAGGAGATGAGGCGCGACGACCGGGTCTGGATGATGGGCCAGGACATCGGCCGGATGGGCGGTGTCTTCGGTGTCACGCGGGGCCTGCAGGACGAGTTCGGGTCGATGCGGGT contains:
- a CDS encoding transketolase; translated protein: MAAPNTAAPAPTTGPTTPEPLPTSADDRIERVTAAAQRIRGYALHMGEVQGQGYIGQALGVADILAVVYADQLRYRPQDPHWEGRDRFLLSIGHYAIALYAALAEAGTISLDELDTYGSDDSRLPMSSMASYTPGVEISGGSLGHGLTVTTGVALGLRHLGNPARVFNLLSDGELDEGSTWEAALACAHHGLDNVIAIVDVNALQADGPTAGVLRTEPVLDKWRAFGWHAVRVDGNDPSALVGAFDEAAAHTGSPSVIVCDTRIGFGVPLLMEREKAHFMRVEEHEWKLARTQLEEGSTR
- a CDS encoding SDR family NAD(P)-dependent oxidoreductase → MSHSDLTAIVTGAASTRGIGRGTAHALAADGWNVAILDLDEASAKEAADEIAHRSDVQAFGLACDVTDEVAVENALASLSASAPPVGALVNNAGITSPTRFHDVTGAEWDRIFAVNVRGAYNITRRVTPGMADRGFGRVVFLSSVSAERGGGVFGGVAYSAAKAAQLGFARALAREVGAAGITVNSVAPGLIDTDITGDALEGDTKTQLVAGIPVGRSGLVTDVADLITYLCREQTGYITGATYDVNGGSHIH
- a CDS encoding GntR family transcriptional regulator gives rise to the protein MALRSAITSGQYRPGDHLGEVELSTRLGVSRGTVREALRHLEQEGLVEAASRGRLRVNHLTADEIRGLYQVRAALEGLAVANIIRSPHRSDSVASLREALARLAGEPTDLLEKVEADLAFHLLLCELSGNPMLVESWRHLEGRIRVAIMSHEATQLPGIMSEHRHATIVDAIEDGDVEAALRVVEQHMAAAADLYAGDRPRLST
- a CDS encoding transketolase family protein is translated as MTTTDHTPGRTAHPAPRLKTSAMIASFADPGQKTTPAPFGHALNLLAEERPEIVGLSADLAKYTDMHVFRDRNPDRFFQMGMSEQSLLGTAAGMAEVGLVPFASTYSVFATRRAYDFLCLDIAEPGLNVNVVGALPGLTTGYGPSHQATEDLAILRGCPGLTIVDPCDALDIEQAVPALAAHDGPTYLRLLRGSVPRVLDEYDYTFELGKAAELRTGRDVVLISTGLMTMRALQAAERLEADHVDVAVLHVPTIKPLDTAAILTAASSDRLVVTLENHTVIGGLAESVAATLAYAGQGRRIVPIALPDEFLAAGALPTLHDRYGLSTDSIVSRVKAELHGSGRTAGDDAGDPPSL
- a CDS encoding TetR/AcrR family transcriptional regulator — protein: MAEDRRGRPRSKHSEQAVMTAVQALLLEGGYERLSIEAVAARAGVGKQTIYRWWPSKSALVADAVLDGWIGGEVIPLAETEDLRLDLTNWLVAFAEALSDEPTAALVRALVAASVEREDSSLRLWEQFAGPQHDAVVKRLNAATRAGDLRPDIDVAAVADALIGAPLYHLLSRQRPQFATRARGLLDVVLAGVAAGSPPH
- a CDS encoding GntP family permease; this encodes MDDTTTLLIHLTITVGIVVGLIVLAKINPVVSLVIGALYLGLAAGLGYDGTTVAVSEGFGILMAEVGLIIGFGVMLGTLLSAMGTLHRVVDGMLRLFGAKRSPHVLGLASGVVFPAIYFDVALVILGPMARSISLRTGMSIAPLAGALAIGLEVALLMVPPGAAALAIAAALDLPLGTMLMVGIPFGIVVIVVSIALHTLLMHFTWNDAKDDDPLTDPEHTGEIASYGLSSGAESSGEQAAGGQDQQSPQARPGGGGTALADRHTGSADAAPGDDGPGKQLPLLVALLPLLVPVLLIVADTSTSAAGAEVDLLGFLGNPVVALLIGLLLGVALAMPSLGRTGVEEVIVAAASTSGVILLFTGVAGSLGQVISETNVGDLVAGLFSANAAFPLVMAWLVAAMLRLAQGSGSVAAITAAALLAPVVDSMGLPGVLIWLAAASGAAFGGHVTDNTFWIFKTLLGLSVRGTFQVYTVAQAILSFVGLGSVLLLSIFV